The following are encoded together in the Methanosarcina flavescens genome:
- a CDS encoding diacylglycerol/polyprenol kinase family protein — translation MPSREFILELLRKSVHLVSILIVIIYEFFGKEAVLWVLILFLVTVLVLDYFRIEHKIRIPLFYIMYRKTEADRFGGHIFFTLGAISVISLFSREIAYAAILMTTFGDLAAALIGKFYGKRRVFQKIFKNDKSIEGSASEFIIDFLIGMLIVGNPIVSLVMAFFATLMETAVNKIDDNLIVPVFAGFFGQVTLALLACL, via the coding sequence ATGCCGTCCAGAGAATTTATCCTGGAACTTCTGAGAAAAAGTGTGCATCTGGTCTCAATCCTTATCGTGATCATCTACGAATTTTTCGGAAAGGAAGCCGTGCTGTGGGTGCTCATACTATTTCTTGTAACTGTTCTTGTTCTTGACTATTTCCGGATTGAGCATAAAATTCGAATACCTCTTTTCTATATCATGTACAGAAAAACTGAAGCCGACCGCTTTGGAGGCCATATCTTCTTTACGCTCGGAGCTATTTCCGTAATATCACTTTTCAGCCGGGAAATCGCTTATGCTGCTATCCTTATGACGACCTTCGGTGACCTGGCTGCGGCTCTGATAGGGAAATTCTACGGGAAAAGACGGGTTTTTCAAAAAATATTTAAAAACGATAAATCAATTGAGGGCTCCGCCTCGGAATTCATTATCGATTTCCTTATCGGGATGCTTATAGTCGGAAATCCCATAGTCTCCCTGGTAATGGCTTTCTTTGCAACCCTTATGGAAACCGCAGTCAACAAAATTGATGATAACCTTATAGTGCCGGTTTTCGCCGGTTTTTTCGGACAGGTAACCCTAGCTCTTCTGGCGTGTTTATAA